The Papio anubis isolate 15944 chromosome 1, Panubis1.0, whole genome shotgun sequence genome window below encodes:
- the CAP1 gene encoding adenylyl cyclase-associated protein 1 isoform X2 → MADMQNLVERLERAVGRLEAVSHTSDMHRGYGDSPSKGAAPYVQAFDSLLAGPVAEYLKISKEIGGDVQKHAEMVHTGLKLERALLVTASQCQQPADNKLSDLLAPISEQIKEVITFREKNRGSKLFNHLSAVSESIQALGWVAMAPKPGPYVKEMNDAAMFYTNRVLKEYKDVDKKHVDWVKAYLSIWTELQAYIKEFHTTGLAWSKTGPVAKELSGLPSGPSAGSGPPPPPPGPPPPPVSTSSGSDESASRSALFAQINQGESITHALKHVSDDMKTHKNPALKAQSGPVRSGPKPFSAPKPQTSPSPKPATKKEPAVLELEGKKWRVENQENVSNLVIDDTELKQVAYIYKCVNTTLQIKGKINSITVDNCKKLGLVFDDVVGIVEIINSRDVKVQVMGKVPTISINKTDGCHAYLSKNSLDCEIVSAKSSEMNVLIPTEGGDFNEFPVPEQFKTLWNGQKLVTTVTEIAG, encoded by the exons ATGGCTGACATGCAAAATCTGGTAGAAAGATTGGAGAGGGCAGTGGGCCGCCTGGAGGCAGTGTCCCATACCTCTGACATGCACCGTGGGTATGGAGACAGTCCTTCAAAAG GAGCAGCTCCATATGTGCAGGCATTTGACTCACTGCTTGCTGGTCCTGTGGCAGAGTACTTGAAGATCAGTAAAGAGATTGGGGGAGACGTGCAGAAACAT GCGGAGATGGTCCACACAGGTTTGAAGTTGGAGCGAGCTCTGTTGGTTACAGCTTCTCAGTGTCAACAGCCAGCAGAT AATAAGCTTTCCGATTTGTTGGCACCCATCTCAGAGCAGATCAAAGAAGTGATAACCTTTCGGGAGAAGAACCGAGGCAGCAAGTTGTTTAACCACCTGTCAGCTGTCAGCGAAAGTatccaggccctgggctgggtgGCTATG GCTCCCAAGCCTGGCCCTTATGTGAAAGAAATGAATGATGCTGCCATGTTTTATACAAACCGAGTCCTCAAAGAGTACAAAGATGT GGATAAGAAGCATGTAGACTGGGTCAAAGCTTATTTAAGTATATGGACAGAGCTGCAGGCTTACATTAAGGAGTTCCATACCACCGGACTGGCCTGGAGCAAAACG GGGCCTGTGGCAAAAGAACTGAGTGGACTGCCATCTGGACCCTCTGCTGGATCAGGTCCTCCTCCCCCTCCGCCAGGCCCCCCTCCTCCCCCAGTCTCTACCAGTTCAGGCTCAGATGAGTCCGCTTCCCGCTCAGCACTGTTTGCGCAAATTAATCAGGGGGAGAGCATCACACATG CCCTGAAGCATGTATCTGATGACATGAAGACTCACAAGAACCCTGCCCTGAAGGCTCAGAGTGGTCCAGTACGCAGTGGCCCCAAGCCATTCTCTGCACCTAAACCCCAAACCAGCCCGTCCCCCAAACCAGCCACAAAGAAGGAGCCAGCTGTACTTGAACTGGAGGGCAAGAAATGGAGAGTG GAAAATCAGGAAaatgtttccaacctggtgaTTGATGACACAGAGCTGAAACAGGTGGCTTACATATACAAGTGTGTCAACACGACATTGCAAATCAAGGGCAAAATTAACTCCATTACAGTAG ATAACTGTAAGAAACTTGGTCTGGTATTCGATGACGTGGTGGGCATTGTGGAGATAATCAACAGTAGGGATGTCAAAGTTCAG GTAATGGGTAAAGTGCCAACCATATCCATCAACAAAACAGATGGCTGCCATGCTTACCTGAGCAAGAATTCCCTGGATTGTGAAATAGTCAGTGCCAAATCTTCCGAGATGAATGTCCTCATTCCTACAGAAGGCGGTGACTTT AATGAATTCCCAGTTCCTGAGCAGTTCAAGACCCTCTGGAATGGGCAGAAGTTGGTCACCACAGTGACAGAAATTGCTGGATAA
- the CAP1 gene encoding adenylyl cyclase-associated protein 1 isoform X1, whose protein sequence is MADMQNLVERLERAVGRLEAVSHTSDMHRGYGDSPSKAGAAPYVQAFDSLLAGPVAEYLKISKEIGGDVQKHAEMVHTGLKLERALLVTASQCQQPADNKLSDLLAPISEQIKEVITFREKNRGSKLFNHLSAVSESIQALGWVAMAPKPGPYVKEMNDAAMFYTNRVLKEYKDVDKKHVDWVKAYLSIWTELQAYIKEFHTTGLAWSKTGPVAKELSGLPSGPSAGSGPPPPPPGPPPPPVSTSSGSDESASRSALFAQINQGESITHALKHVSDDMKTHKNPALKAQSGPVRSGPKPFSAPKPQTSPSPKPATKKEPAVLELEGKKWRVENQENVSNLVIDDTELKQVAYIYKCVNTTLQIKGKINSITVDNCKKLGLVFDDVVGIVEIINSRDVKVQVMGKVPTISINKTDGCHAYLSKNSLDCEIVSAKSSEMNVLIPTEGGDFNEFPVPEQFKTLWNGQKLVTTVTEIAG, encoded by the exons ATGGCTGACATGCAAAATCTGGTAGAAAGATTGGAGAGGGCAGTGGGCCGCCTGGAGGCAGTGTCCCATACCTCTGACATGCACCGTGGGTATGGAGACAGTCCTTCAAAAG CAGGAGCAGCTCCATATGTGCAGGCATTTGACTCACTGCTTGCTGGTCCTGTGGCAGAGTACTTGAAGATCAGTAAAGAGATTGGGGGAGACGTGCAGAAACAT GCGGAGATGGTCCACACAGGTTTGAAGTTGGAGCGAGCTCTGTTGGTTACAGCTTCTCAGTGTCAACAGCCAGCAGAT AATAAGCTTTCCGATTTGTTGGCACCCATCTCAGAGCAGATCAAAGAAGTGATAACCTTTCGGGAGAAGAACCGAGGCAGCAAGTTGTTTAACCACCTGTCAGCTGTCAGCGAAAGTatccaggccctgggctgggtgGCTATG GCTCCCAAGCCTGGCCCTTATGTGAAAGAAATGAATGATGCTGCCATGTTTTATACAAACCGAGTCCTCAAAGAGTACAAAGATGT GGATAAGAAGCATGTAGACTGGGTCAAAGCTTATTTAAGTATATGGACAGAGCTGCAGGCTTACATTAAGGAGTTCCATACCACCGGACTGGCCTGGAGCAAAACG GGGCCTGTGGCAAAAGAACTGAGTGGACTGCCATCTGGACCCTCTGCTGGATCAGGTCCTCCTCCCCCTCCGCCAGGCCCCCCTCCTCCCCCAGTCTCTACCAGTTCAGGCTCAGATGAGTCCGCTTCCCGCTCAGCACTGTTTGCGCAAATTAATCAGGGGGAGAGCATCACACATG CCCTGAAGCATGTATCTGATGACATGAAGACTCACAAGAACCCTGCCCTGAAGGCTCAGAGTGGTCCAGTACGCAGTGGCCCCAAGCCATTCTCTGCACCTAAACCCCAAACCAGCCCGTCCCCCAAACCAGCCACAAAGAAGGAGCCAGCTGTACTTGAACTGGAGGGCAAGAAATGGAGAGTG GAAAATCAGGAAaatgtttccaacctggtgaTTGATGACACAGAGCTGAAACAGGTGGCTTACATATACAAGTGTGTCAACACGACATTGCAAATCAAGGGCAAAATTAACTCCATTACAGTAG ATAACTGTAAGAAACTTGGTCTGGTATTCGATGACGTGGTGGGCATTGTGGAGATAATCAACAGTAGGGATGTCAAAGTTCAG GTAATGGGTAAAGTGCCAACCATATCCATCAACAAAACAGATGGCTGCCATGCTTACCTGAGCAAGAATTCCCTGGATTGTGAAATAGTCAGTGCCAAATCTTCCGAGATGAATGTCCTCATTCCTACAGAAGGCGGTGACTTT AATGAATTCCCAGTTCCTGAGCAGTTCAAGACCCTCTGGAATGGGCAGAAGTTGGTCACCACAGTGACAGAAATTGCTGGATAA